One part of the Desulfovibrio sp. TomC genome encodes these proteins:
- a CDS encoding MarR family winged helix-turn-helix transcriptional regulator, with amino-acid sequence MMSDAPSSPDAAIAARQAKRLQEAVENLFACCQARIAMQSERFGLPPAALRALLALGENRYLAPGELGRRLGVTKSRVTAVATQLLRHGLIDKHPDPADARVTLLSLTPTGRRAREEIRTFMADLFQSMVERVEPAQREAVLASLDVLRHCMEAARQESSA; translated from the coding sequence ATGATGTCTGACGCTCCCTCATCGCCCGACGCTGCTATCGCCGCCCGACAGGCCAAACGACTGCAGGAAGCGGTGGAAAACCTTTTTGCCTGTTGCCAGGCCCGCATTGCCATGCAAAGCGAACGCTTCGGCCTGCCGCCGGCTGCCCTTCGGGCGCTTCTTGCCCTGGGCGAAAACCGCTATCTGGCTCCCGGCGAACTTGGTCGCCGTCTGGGCGTGACCAAAAGCCGGGTTACGGCGGTCGCCACCCAGTTATTGCGCCATGGGCTGATCGACAAGCATCCCGATCCCGCCGATGCCCGGGTCACCCTGCTCAGCCTCACCCCTACCGGGCGACGCGCCCGCGAAGAGATTCGCACCTTCATGGCCGATTTGTTCCAGAGCATGGTGGAGCGGGTCGAACCGGCCCAACGCGAGGCTGTTCTGGCCTCCTTGGACGTCCTTCGCCACTGTATGGAAGCCGCGCGTCAGGAAAGCAGCGCTTAA